Below is a window of Corvus cornix cornix isolate S_Up_H32 chromosome 2, ASM73873v5, whole genome shotgun sequence DNA.
aaccgctcacagggcacgggccagcggcgatggcaacgcggggcccgcagagcccagacacgcgccggagcagcgccgctcggagagcgcggagcagccgcaacgcggggcccggccgagacgtcggagtcGGCGAGGGCGGCCACGGGAGCAGCCacgaacacgcaagcacgtgataggaggagttgtagccacgaaagtcacaggaactgtgaaatggtacaatgtaaaaaacaactatggatttataacacgagatgatacaggggaagatttattcatccatagaactgccattaaaaggaataaccctaaaaattacctcGGCAAAGTGTAagagagatggggaagttgtacaatttgatatagtgcaaggaaagaagggtttacaagcagcaaatgttactgggctCTGAGGTATTCCAATCAAAGGCGGCCcttatgcacaaaattataaacatatccatccagcagcttccctacccacagcctactttccccttttaccctatacccaatatgaaccccttctaagtttaccctatccccagtttattcctaatccgtttttcacccccatggcttccctatacaattccatttccctacaattccttCTCCGATGCAAGGGGGGATGaaagaggggaggaagaaattaaaccctctcctgcctcagtttccccacaagcatgcccggagagtccgtctcccttctgtcagccctaagatgttccacagaatctgtttggacatttaaagattcaggagggtggcttgttttgttttgaaactgttctctGTTATgttatccagttgttttcattctccttttattaaaataaaacgggtgagatgttgggggttctcctcccctgccatgtagcctgggagaggggccctgatGGGAGGCACGcgggtttccctgcccctgctcagccctcaTTCCCCATTgtgttggtttgtgttccccgggtgtggccaaggaccctcgggtcctgtgactGGGGAGTTCCTGAGCACtgccccggccatgcggctggagaaataaacctccctgaaacatctaccacgaatctgtctatatacttcttttccacgggactcctggtttgatatatgcttgttacagtaatccccgctgtaacagaACACCACCAGGGCTGTTGACTCCACCACATCCCCGGGCAATCCATTCCAATACTTAACCACCCTTTCCATATGCACTGGCAGAGAAAGCAAGAGCTCTGCTGGACAAATGTCTCCAAACCTCAAGAGACCCCAAAGCTTGGGAGTTTCTGCCAAGTTTTAGCCGTTGCACAAATAAGGatctgctttatatttttaagtaattaCTGAGTAAGAACATGTAACTGTGACTGCCCAGACATATATCACTGTGGACACAGGAACACCCTGGAAAGCATCCTGCAACTGGAGACATGTAGTGGCAGCCACACAGCCAGCGCAGTCCTGCTGTCATAGGCACAGAGCTCAGCCTTGATGGACACACATGCCACAGTGCTTGTAGCAgttcacagaagcacagagtgggtcaggttggaagggaccacagcgggtcatctggtccaaactCCCTGCTCAGACAGGGTCATCCTGGAGCGCATGGCACAGAATTGCATCCAGGTGGTTCTTGAATGTCTCCAGTGAGGAAGACTCTACAGACTCTatggacaacctgttccagtgcacagtcacccacacagtgaagttcttcctcatattcaggtggaatttcctgtgcatcagtttctgcctatTGCCTTTCTCATTGTATTGCTTGGCTCCACCAGGGAAACTGGCTCCATCTCCTTCACACCCACCTTTtaggtatttatacacattaaTGAGGTGCCATCTCAGTCATCTCatctcaaggctgaacaggccgagcttcctcagcctgtcctcgtaagagagatgctccGGTCCCCCAGTCatccttgttgccctcctctggacctgctcaAGTCTCTCTGGCACCcaggagcccagaactggacacagcactccggatgtggcctcaccagggctgagtagacgggcaggatcacctccttcgacctgctggcaatgctcttcctaatgtACCCCAGGATACCGCTGGGCTTCCTGGCCGCAAGGgcctgctggctcagggacagcctGTTGTCCCCCGGGCCGCCCGGGTCAGACACCCGCGGGGCTCCTGCGCGCCGCGGCCTCGGCGGCTCCGGCCTCCGCTCCCCTCAGCGCCTTCCCAGCGCGGCCTCCCGCCGCCAGGGGGCGCGCCCCTCCGCCGCGGCGTGCGcgctccccgccccggccccgccccgcttCCCGCCCGGCCGCGGCGCGAGCGCGGCCCCCGCGCGGCCGCCCATGGCCGGCGTCATCCGGCGGCTGGATGAGGCCGTGGTGAACCGCATCGCCGCCGGCGAGGTCATCCAGAGGCCGGCCAACGCCATCAAGGAGATGATCGAGAACTGGTAACGCGGGGTGCGCCCCTCCCGCAGCCCGGCCGCGCTGCGTGGGGCGGGGGGCTCTGCCGGGGCTGACACCGCGTCCCGCCCGCGTCCCCGGCCCCGCGTCCCGGCGGGCGGCGAGGGGCGAGCGGGAGCCCGGGTGCCGAGGAGGGGCGGTACCTGTGTGTGCTCGTACGGAACGCGGCGGGAGGGCAGCTCCGCTCGGAAAGCCGCGTTCCTGTCTGCGTTTGTGCTCCGgcttgttttgttcttgtttgaGAAACTTATGAATCGTTTGGTTTCGGAGCCAAGTTagcattcacagaatcatttaggctggaaaagacccttaagatcgtcaagtccagccattaacccacCACTTCAAGTCTACCGCTAagccatgtccctaagcaccacatcttCAGGTCTTTTAAATACCCCCAGGGTCAGCGACTCAAACACTTCCTTGGCTGCCTGTTCtatgcttgaccaccctttctgtgaagacatGTATCCTAATATACAATCGACATCTCTCCTTACGCAAGTTGAGGCGGTTTTCTCTTGACCCATCACTTGttccttgggagaagaggccaatccccaccttggtacaacctcctttcagggaggtgagagcaataaggtcattcctgagcttccttttttccaggttaAACACCCCCAGCTTGCTCAGCCTCTcttcatcagacttgtgctccagacccattaccagctccactgcccttctctggacatgctccagcacctcagtgtctttctagcagtgaggggcccaaagctgaacacaggatttgaggtgtggcctcaccagtgccaagtgcAGGGGAACACTCATtgtcctgctggtcacacttttgctgatacaggccaggatgcctttggcctttttggccacctggttacacactggctcatgttcagccagctGTTAGAGCAGCACCCCCGGATCCTTTTCCATGTGGCAGCCTTCCAGCCACTCTCCCCTCAGCCTGTAGCATTGCATGGGGTTGTTGTCACgcaagggcaggacctggcacttcaTCTTGTTGACCCTCATGCCATTTGCCTCAACCTATCAATCCAGCATGaccagatccctctgcagagccttcctaccctccagcagatcagtGCTTCTGCCCAGCTTGGTGTTATCTGCAAACTGACTAAGGGTACACTCAATCCCATCATCCAGGTCATGGATAAAGATATTAAGCAGAACTCTGGGATTGAAATtgctttcttggttttttggtttctgCAGTTTGGATGCTAAATCTACGAGTATCCAGGTAATAGTTAAAGAAGGTGGTCTGAAGTTCATCCAGGTCCAAGATAATGGCTGTGGTATCAGAGTAAGTAAACAGAGTTGACAGGTATATGCTGTTGTTTAATactaccttttaaaaattatttcaattgGTGTTTCTGATCTTGAAAAAACTCAGAGAGTGACTATTGCTTGTCCCTTTCACATAGAAAGAAGATCTGGATATTGTATGTGAGAGATTTACTACGAGTAAACTGCAAAAATTTGAAGACTTGGCTAGTATTTCTACATACGGTTTTAGGGGTGAGGTAAGCTCTTCATCAAGGTTTTGAAACTGTTCATTGTTGTTACTCTGCTGTAGTGGGCTGTACATACTGTCTCATTCCCAGTACTTTTTACAGaagcttctgttttctgagagAGTCTGCTATGTGAATATAgtattcaaaatacatttcagtgtCTTCCAAGATTAGGTGGATTCCTATAGGGAGGTATatattctttttgctttctggattaagatttttttttttaattgaaacaaagCCTGTCTTCTCAAATGATGGTTCAGGAACCTACAGATAAAAGTGGAAGATTTGAGTTGAAGGTGAATCTTTGATGTCAGACATTTGTCTAAATACCACATTTAAAACGAAATGTTCAAAATGTGCAGTggtcttccttttcttttgctattaGACAAAGTTAGTATCTCTTACCCTTCAGATATACTGGTTTTTCAtactcttataggctgtatcTAAACTCTGGAAGAACAGTCAAGGATGAGCTTAACTTTCTCCTCTGGATGAACAAGATATATAAGTGTGTGTCCTGTGCTCAGATACAGAGATCCTCACATGCTCCCAAGAGTAGACTACTTGAGTCCTCTCCTCACACACTTTCAACATAATCATCTCCACAGTCAGTGGAGTCTGGTCCTGAGGCTGGTTTCATCTGTGTGGACACGTCCATTGAGTTTTCCAGGAAAACCATTATGACCTAACTTTGTAATATTACTTACAGTCAAGAGAAAGACTTGGGCAGGAGTGAGAAAGTAACAGCTAAAACCTTCCAACTGCTTTCTTGTTAACATGAAAAAGGCACAACTGtaataattttgcaaatttcTTTTAGTTATGCTACGTGGTTAACCACTTGCATTGTCAGTGATAATGAAATATTAGGGAAGCCAGAAGGATCTTCTGGATTAAATTCAGTATTATAGATACtaacatttttttaagctttactGACCAGCAATTTCCTTGTaaggatttttattaattacttGCAAGTGGTATATTGAAATTTAGTGATGGTGTTTAAAGTGTGGACATGCCTCAGTGTTCTCCAGAGCAAGGTTTACAAAgatactttctcttttcctaggCTTTGGCCAGCATCAGTCACGTTGCCCATGTTACAGTAACAACTAAAACAGCTGATGCAAAGTGTGCATTCAGGTATGCTACCTATTATCCAGGTGACTTCTGCTGCATGCAGTAACAGATGTATCTATTTCAGAACTCCTATTACGGAAGAGGGTATGGTAAGAGTAGGTACCAAAAAGGCTTGGAATatgagaaaatgtatttttccaaattGTAAATGGAAGCTTGAGCTAAatagtgtattttaaaattggtGGAGGTAGGTTGGGGAGGCAAGAGATCTTGAAGGAACTTCTACTTCAGTAGTTAATGTAGGCTAAACGTtgtctttttctccatttcaggATAAAAggttatacatatatattatgGGCATTGTGTCAAGCAAATTTCGGATGTCTCAGCATAGGAACTTACAGCTTAGTTTGTTATCCTGTGGTGCTTTATCCTATCCAAAAAGAGTTTTGAATGTTCTTTTGAAAACTTAATCTAAATTATAAGCAAgcttttccattaatttcttaactacttttaagaaaaggaagtgGTAAAAAAGAGATGTTCTGAATCTTGGTTTTTCAAAAGATTGTGTGGCTGTTGTCTTTCTTGCACTAAATACACAGGGTATGTGAGACAGCACAATAAAGTCTGTCCTTTGAATTTATGCATCTGTGTAACTTGCTGAAAGACCTACGTGGGTCAGAAATCTCTTATGCTCAAAATCCTGTTAGTGTCAAAAAGGAAACAGACTGAAGTCAAGAATTTCTCATTAGCATAATTGAAGTGTAAAGTCTAGTGAGAGAATTGTTATTAGGCTGTGTCTgcctattaaagaaaaaatgcagtaatcCTGCCTTTAGAGGAAAAGTCTCAGTAATACAATTTCAAAACACATATGCCATGATCTGCCTCCTTTCCTCTGCTATTATTCCCATCCCCCCACTGCCCCTCTGGCTCTTAAAATCAGCGAAGACAGTTTTACTCTAGCGGAAAGGTGTAGAAAGCTAATTCTCAGGGTCCCAAATTGTTTGCTGGGAGGAGTGTGACAATGAtgggatttcttttgttttcttcctttgttgtCATCTGTCCATGTCCGCCCTCCTGTAAATCTAGATGTCTgacaacttttattttctgcctaGAGCTACTTACAGTGATGGAAAAATCAAAGCCCCTCCAAAGCCCTGTGCTGGAAACCAAGGAACTCAGATCACGGTAGGTTTTAGTGCCCGTTTTCTcttgttccttttctgttccttgctTGTTAGGCTTGCACCAATTACGTTGTAAGGTACATGACAGTATCAcctctggagctgcagtttgTCAGGTGAACGTAGGGAGGCAAGGAATAAATTGAATGTTGATTCTTCATAAACTAAAGTATTCTCagaaaatttatatataaaataaaaattaacaggaTGGATTTAGATTAATTCTATAGTaagagagaattttaaaaattgtttttaattgtgAACTTTTTCTCTGTAGGTTGAAGATCTCTTTTACAATGTAAATACAAGGAGGAAGGCTTTAAAGAATCCAAATGAAGAATATGCAAAAATACTAGAAGTTGTTAGCAGGTAAACTGAAATAGGAGGCTCCCAATTCTGTATACTGCTATAGGGAGTACCAGGGTTTTTCAGAGGGACTGGCAAGTGTGTGTTTGGTGTCAttttgttggtggtggtggtgattttgtttgttaaggtttttttaagctattttttaGTGTGCACTACCAGATAACAGTCTGTCCAATTTGATGTGAAAAATCCACATAGGAAGTAGTGTATTCTATCTGTGACTATTAATTATTTCTAAGAATTCCAGCAAAGAAATGGTGATGGACTTGAACTCAAGTGAACTTTAAATATACTTGGGCTGAATAGAATTAATGTAAAATCTGCTCAGGAACATTGACATTTGGCTGAATACAGAAAAGTTGAATGGCAACTTAACATCCCCAAAAAGGAGTAATGTCACTTTAGCCACTAGATGTTCCTTGCCTGGGCCCCTTGGTTGCATCTTTTGCCACGTGCAGAGGCTTTGCAAGCAGGATCTGCACAATTTAAGCAAAAGAACTGCTTTAGACTTTCAGAAGACACGAAAGGTAGCAAAGAGTAGCAAGACTGTATACCAAGGTTTAGCCTACTCCCCAAATGAACTATTTAAGAGTCTTTACTGGATCAGGCAGACTTCAGCCAGGAGGTGGAAggtcagctcctgctgctctgtcaaACAGAATGATCTGAAGTCTTCCTGAGTTACAGCCCTCCACCTCAttggttgttgtttttcattaggatttttctgttacttaattttggtgggtttttccACTTGAATTTTTGAGTTCACAGTCACAGCAGTCTAATCTTTGTctgcatttttacatttctcatTGTGCAAGGttctgtggtgttttttttattCACTATGCAGTAATTTCCCTGGAAGTTTGAGCCAAGATTGTGGAGCTGTAGTGTATCAGATCTCAGCTGTGGGACCACAAATAGCTGAACTGTCTGGGTAGGGGAAGTTATAAGGGTGGGCCAGCCATTATTCAGATGCTTCTCCCTAGTAGTTGAGACTTGCTTCTGTTGTACTTAGgatgttttggtgtttttatttaGTTAAACCTGTGCagtgaaactgaaaaaacaggTCTGTAGGAGCCGATccttttttttgagaaataagcTAAGCTGATCCTTGAATTTCTTATGGTTACAGTTGAGTTATAAATAGGacgtgctttttttttttttagctatgCAGTCTACAAAAGCTCAGGTTGGCTCAAATTGCATTACTGTCTAACAGGAAGTGAAATTGCTTGCCCCTATTACTAGCTGCTTTTCAGCAATCAGGGGAAACAATTAACTTTTCTTCCACATACTGCAGACTTACATTTATGTGTTTTTCAGGTATGCTATCCATAACTCAGGCATCAGCTTTTCAGTTAAAAAGGTGTGTAGATAAAGTCTTTGTAACTTCACTGTGTGTCTGTATGTGcctgtgtatatatacataatGTGTGTATCTGAAAATGCCAGAAAATTTGCACTGCATCTtttggagcagggacagcacacAAAGCCTTCCCTTGTACTGCACTGTTGAAGGGTATGTTGGTGCAGTTTGCCTAGAAAGCACATCAGTTAGAAGTAAGcaagacaaaaatatatttgtcaGGAGTTTGTATGTTTCTGTGCGGTCAGTGCTGTATTTGGTTTAGCTTTATGAGCTGTTTCAGCTTCTCTGGAGAGGCTGGTTACTAAGTACTATATGAAAGAGGCTGGGGTAGATTACCCTCATTCTGTGCCATTCTTGATAATTATTTACTGAACTGAGTGTGTTCCTCACTTTCCATGGTGGAGTTACTAGCCTCAGTGGGTCTGATGTGCTCCAGCTGATCTTGTAAATACGTGCCATTTACCATCCATTGCTTTTTGAACATAAGTAAGTAAATAAGAATACAAAACAATATAATGATGTTATGTTGTTCCCTGCctttgttttagaaatgttaTTGTGTAGtttaaagtatttctaaaaCTTTGTCCCGAAAGGTGAATTGATTGACACTCATTTCTGCCCTCTTTAGCAAGGTGACACCGTGTCAGATGTTAGAACCTTATCCAACGCCTCAACAGTGGACAACATTAGGGCCATCTTTGGAAATGCTGTTAGCAGGTATGTTGATGTCAAGTTTCCTTTTGATATTCCAGTGAATCACCctcccttttctctttaaatacCATGGGCTATGATAACTTTTCTTGCTTCCTTCAAGGTTAATTTCAGAGAAGAGGGAGTGCAGCAATTAGAGAGCTCTTGCTTCTTTTCAGAATGTGTGACTTTTTTTGTGCAccaaagggaagaggaaagttACAAAATTGTTCCTTTAATGTACTGAAAAGGAAACATCTGCTTGTAACTTTGCGAGTGCTCATGTAAAAACAGCAAGCTGAACCTGTGTTCTCTACAAGTTCATATTCTCTTCCTATACCATGAAAATCTTACCTCTTCTTACTGTCTGCTACCTCATAAATTTTGAAGCTACTCatattgttttttctgaaatcttaTGGTTTCTTATTTTGACAAAAGCTACATTAGCTGAGGCTGTGTAAATCAGgtagaaaagttaaaaaactaAAAGATTGTATTTTGAAGATGTATCTGCCATTGTAGGAAAAATCCTCTTTATGAGACTTTCAGCTGTGAAGAATTCATGTTATGAATTTGTCCCATGAATAGCTGGGTGTCATTTTGATTCTGTTCTGTTACTGACTGAAGTCAAACTTCACATTTAATGAATGTAATTTCTAATTAATGAAAACACCTttaggaaacacagcaaaatagaGAGGCTACTCAGTAATAAGGTTTGCAGCTTTATGTATTTCCTTGTTAAGTATTCGTTTTTTCCTACTATGGATGCTCCTTTGGCAAGAGTTTTTCCTTTGTACAGTTCAGGATAAATTGCCCACTTCACAGTAAATGTtgtgataatttattttcaaacaaaacttttaatttACCCAGTTCAAGGTGGTGttaaaaactgaacacaaataaaaatggcaCTTGGTATATATTTAAGTTGAATTGGAAAGACGTTTTTACATTTTAACGACTACTCAACAGACCACCAAGACATATTAGACTGACAAAAGTGGACAAAGTAGTCCAAGAAATAATGTGCTTGTTCTTCCCTGGCTGTAGACAATTTTGAAGTGTTCTTGTCAATCACTGTCAATGACTTAAACAAAGAAATGCATGTTAGAATTATCAATAGATTATAATGCTGTGGATACTGTAATATGTTGCAGTATTAAAAAGATAATGGAGATAATTTTACAAACTCCAACCATACAACATTACCAGTTTACACTTAGTTGAGAAGAGGAAATGATACAGTTCAGGTTGAATAATTATTGTGGCCCAGCAGTCAGTGTTTGAGCTCTGAAATAATTCTAATGTTTTCATTAACTGGGATAGAAGATAGATCAGTATATGAAGTAGTGAGATTGAGCAATAGGCCCTGAGCCAAAGTTGACCTTTAGATGAACCTTCCAACCATATGTTATATGATATTTTTATCTGCTCATTAGCAAAATATGCATGATCATTAGCAAAATATGTAGTGTAATAAGAATATATTTATCTTTCCAAATTTAGAGGATGGACAAGGCAGTGAAATCAGACATCTGACCTTGTTTGGGGGTGTATGGTCAAAGCCAACTCCCTTGGTTCCTCCTTGAGCCCTGGCCAGGCTTTGGGTGGAACCCAAGAAGAGAATGAAACCAGATGTTTCTGCATTAGGGTTATGTGGGCTTTTTTAGTCAACAGTGTAAAAGCTGGACCCTCTCACAGCGAAGGTGGAGTCTTCACCTACAAATGAGCTCACTGTGTAGGATTTCCCAGTTACCAGGAGTGGTTTTGCTGTCCTGCACTGTGACCAGGGCTCCCCAGCTGATGTGTGGATCTGGGTGATGGTAAAGTGTTAGGGTAACTGGTGTTGTATCTTCTTAATCACTGTAGGCAATCTTCTGTAGTAATGAGTAGGTGCATTACTTAGGTTATCCCTTTGtaattctttgctgttttgaacTACAGTTAATTACACTCATCCCTTAGAGCTGGTGTCTGTATCTTTTGTGCTGACCCTGCCAGCTGGCGAAACAGAGTATCATGTACTGTTGAAAATTTGCAGAGTTAATTTTTTGATTGTGTTTCTGTCAAACTTAATAGGGAACTGATAGAAGTGGGCTGTGAAGATGCAAATCTggcctttaaaatgaaaggttACATCACGAATGCAAACTACTCAGTgaagaaatgcatatttttactCTTCATAAACcgtaagttaaaaaaaaggcagcattaTGTACAGTCATGTGTTGCTTACataaacagaagaacaaaactTTCTGAAGACCTACAAAGTACCTGAGCgttcttaaaaacatttttaagaataaatattgCAGTTAATTGTAAATCTTAAAGTGTTTTTTGATTTGTAATGTGCATCACACTTGGCACTGTATTTAGTGGAAAACAGCTAAAACTGGGCCTAAAGAAGTACCGAGGAGTATCGAGGTTATGGTTGTGTCCTGCCAGCTTACACTGAGTGATCTCTCCATTCTGTACCAACACTGGCATCGGTTGCAACAAACCTTGACTGtatgaaataatgaaaaggtAGTTTGGTTATTTCAgcatttgtggaaaaaaatacttctgagtATAAAACATGCTAAGAAAATATTGTCTATTCCTGGTTTTATATGAAGAATAAATAGGTCTTGGGGGAAAATGTGCTTAACAGATACCTTTTGAAGACACGAAGCATGAAGATgtctgaaggagcagctgggcacTGTGCAGTGTGTTTTAGCTGGGCTCTTTGAAAACAGCgctgtgttctgtgtttcagaTCGGTTGGTAGAGTCAGCCGCTATGCGCAAAGCCATAGAAACTGTGTACGCTGCTTATTTGCCAAAAAGCACGCACCCATTCCTATACTTAAGGTAAAGTAATAGGAAGATGTAGCCTTTTCATGTTGTAGGATATAACTAGGGTGAGTAGTTTAGAAGGACATTTCTGTTCCTTGTAGTAGTGTTAAGCATTGCACTGAGGTAATTAATTGCGAGACAGGAGATTATTAAGTAACATCAAGGAAATCTTAAGAAGGCAGACCTTGTTTTTAGAAGTAGTGAGTATCTGTAATTTCAGCTGAAGTCCTTTCCTGTTAATTCATGAGACACTGCAAGTAAAAGATATTTGTAAAAATGGGTTTTTGTAGTTGTACAATGGCGATGTTGGTTTAAGCTTACCTATGTAAGCTTATTTTGCCGAGTgattttggattattttttaatacactaAACAAGTCTGACTGTAATAAAACTTTAGCAGGTTTCAGGATCTTCTTGACTTCTTTGTATGGAATTTGTGTGGACAAATTTTGTCAAATTTGAAccaatttttgctttctctgccaTCCATGGGGTATTTTAGGttaacttcttttaaaatgttttccagcctggaaataGCTCCCCAGAATGTAGATGTGAATGTGCATCCTACAAAACACGAGGTCCATTTTCTTCATGAAGACAGTATTCTGGAACGTGTGCAACAACATGTAGAGAGCAAGTTACTGGGCTCTAATTCTTCAAGGATGTACTTCACTCAGGTGAGAACGTGTATGGAGTGATGGCAGTTCTGCATTATTGTAATGATCAGGGATACTTTTACTCTGTTCAATAGTGCAGTCTTTGCAGATATGGCACTTAAAAGTGTTGTACTGGTACCTTAAGATATTTGCTCTATGTTTCAGGGATGAAGTCACTTTAATACACCAGTAtggcaaaagagagaaaaaaaaagtatggaaACACTTTAAGTATATTTCTGTCAAGTACCTGTTCGGTTGTCTTGATTTTATAAGTATGTTAGCCTTCACATGTGGtaaattgttttcttattcTGCCCTGGTTTATGTGAAGATGATGTGATTGAGGAAACTGTTCTGTGTATTTGATAACACTTTGGATTTAATCtaaccagaaaaaaagtcaggaagATGTTCTACTCTCTCTTTATGTAAAGCATAGCATGAGAACTACTATAATTTTTATACAAACTAATttccttgtgatttttttaccttaaagatttttttcctttgagacaAAGGAATGGTAACTAATGATTTTAGCTGCCAAGATGATGACGTTCCCTTTATGTGGATAGCAAGTGCAAAGATGGTGGCCTTTTAAGCAGTTGACACTGTGTTGGTGGGGTTTCAAATTTGCTCCTGAGCAGTAAGAAGTGTGATTGATCtttctgggcttttttaaatgttattcaatctcttctctttgtttcccCATATCTGAATGAAGACGTTGCTTCCAGGGGCTGACTGCTCTTCCAGTGAGGTTGTAAAATCAGCAGCAAACCCTTCTGTGGTTACGAAGGGAACCAGCGATAAAGTTTACGCGCACCAGATGGTCCGCACTGATTCCCGAGAGCAGAAATTGGATGCTTTTCTTCAGCCAGTGAGCAACCCCCTAAGTGCAGGCCCCACT
It encodes the following:
- the MLH1 gene encoding DNA mismatch repair protein Mlh1 isoform X1 translates to MAGVIRRLDEAVVNRIAAGEVIQRPANAIKEMIENCLDAKSTSIQVIVKEGGLKFIQVQDNGCGIRKEDLDIVCERFTTSKLQKFEDLASISTYGFRGEALASISHVAHVTVTTKTADAKCAFRATYSDGKIKAPPKPCAGNQGTQITVEDLFYNVNTRRKALKNPNEEYAKILEVVSRYAIHNSGISFSVKKQGDTVSDVRTLSNASTVDNIRAIFGNAVSRELIEVGCEDANLAFKMKGYITNANYSVKKCIFLLFINHRLVESAAMRKAIETVYAAYLPKSTHPFLYLSLEIAPQNVDVNVHPTKHEVHFLHEDSILERVQQHVESKLLGSNSSRMYFTQTLLPGADCSSSEVVKSAANPSVVTKGTSDKVYAHQMVRTDSREQKLDAFLQPVSNPLSAGPTEVTAEVNAGPPEGAGRPQDAEMEEVSDLVEMADVQEDAVKPGGPSESRHLSPETVPSRKRPREDMDIELEKDHTRKDMTAACTPRRRIINLTSVLTLQEEIENQAHAKLQEMLRDHSFVGCVSPQWALAQYQTKLYLLNTTKLSQELFYQILIYDFANFGVLRLSEPAPLYELSMLALEDPESGWTEEDGPKEGLAEYIVEFLKKKTEMLKDYFSLEIDEEGNLTGLPLLIDNYVPPLEGLPMFILRLATEVNWDEEKECFESLSKELSMFYSIRKQYIIEEANPANSQNEDSESGSTTWKWTVEHVLYKAFRTHLLPPKHFAEDGNILQLANLPDLYKVFERC